The DNA region AAATAGGGGTTGTTTGTGAGCGATAAGATTAGAATAAGATTGAAATCCTATGACCATGCCGTTCTTGATAGTTCGGCTAAGGAAATCGCTAGGATAGCTATAGGAGCCGGCGCTCGCGTGTTGGGACCGATTCCGTTGCCGGTGGAAAGAGTCGTATATACCGTGCTTCGTTCTCCTCACGTGAATAAAAAATCGCGTGAGCAGTTTGAGACGCGGGTTCATAAA from Chitinispirillales bacterium includes:
- the rpsJ gene encoding 30S ribosomal protein S10, producing MSDKIRIRLKSYDHAVLDSSAKEIARIAIGAGARVLGPIPLPVERVVYTVLRSPHVNKKSREQFETRVHKRLVDIVESTSQTVEALMKLDLPAGVVAEIKV